Proteins encoded together in one Macadamia integrifolia cultivar HAES 741 chromosome 8, SCU_Mint_v3, whole genome shotgun sequence window:
- the LOC122087505 gene encoding uncharacterized protein LOC122087505, translating to MEARKLLKAKKFWLASFLIAWAAALQGHMMWLQRQDSFKQKFGTLNENEEGED from the exons ATGGAAGCGAGGAAGTTGCTCAAGGCCAAGAAGTTCTGGTTGGCATCTTTCCTAATTGCCTGGGCTGCAGCTCTTCAG GGGCATATGATGTGGCTACAGAGGCAGGATTCCTTCAAGCAGAAGTTCGGTACCCTAAATGAGaacgaagaaggagaagactgA